A single genomic interval of Adhaeribacter pallidiroseus harbors:
- a CDS encoding four helix bundle protein, whose translation MKRVYTYLDVWQRSRKMVSEIYEITKSFPREEMFGLTTQMRRAAVSVPSNIAESCGRQHINDAVQIFFIARGSLYELETQLYLALDLKYVSEQVAKETIQKITACKQLLHGFINYYKSLKISNNE comes from the coding sequence ATGAAGCGAGTTTATACTTATTTAGATGTATGGCAACGAAGCAGAAAGATGGTAAGTGAGATATACGAAATAACTAAAAGTTTCCCTAGGGAGGAAATGTTTGGATTAACGACTCAAATGAGGCGAGCAGCAGTTTCTGTTCCTTCAAACATAGCGGAAAGTTGTGGGAGACAACATATAAATGATGCCGTACAAATATTTTTTATCGCCAGAGGTTCTTTGTACGAACTCGAAACGCAACTTTATTTAGCCTTAGACCTAAAATACGTATCAGAACAAGTAGCTAAGGAAACAATACAAAAAATAACAGCTTGTAAGCAATTGCTTCATGGCTTTATTAATTATTATAAAAGTTTAAAAATTTCGAACAACGAATAA
- the murD gene encoding UDP-N-acetylmuramoyl-L-alanine--D-glutamate ligase translates to MIAILGAGESGVGAALLAQAKGLEVFVSDKGEIKPVYQEKLQAANIPFEAGSHDYARILSATEIIKSPGIPDKADLIQQAKAKNIPVISEIEFASRYTQAKFIGITGTNGKTTTTLLTFHLLQSAGLNVALAGNIGESLAEKVIKDEHDYYVVELSSFQLDGMYQFKAHIGILLNITPDHLDRYEYSMANYAQSKLRIAQNMTQSDYFIYNLDDAVTNEYFNPEDFKGQAVPFSINQKPAAKAFYEGTSLITTYSGSAENIETRTSVLIGKHNQYNTAAAVLAARLVGIEPEEITAALATFKNADHRLQTVGEANGVRYINDSKATNVEAVWYALDGITQPIVWIAGGVDKGNDYTSLKALAQEKIKALICLGVDNKKLVESFSGIIPVIHETQSVEEAINLTKEAAVPGDVVLLSPACASFDLFNNYEHRGKRFAEAVQHLVLEPLQQES, encoded by the coding sequence ATGATAGCAATACTGGGAGCTGGTGAAAGTGGAGTGGGAGCCGCCTTGTTGGCACAAGCGAAAGGATTGGAGGTGTTTGTTTCGGATAAAGGAGAAATTAAGCCAGTTTACCAGGAAAAGCTCCAAGCCGCTAATATTCCGTTCGAAGCTGGCTCGCATGATTACGCCCGGATTCTATCGGCTACCGAAATTATAAAAAGTCCCGGCATTCCGGACAAAGCCGATTTAATTCAGCAAGCCAAGGCGAAGAACATCCCGGTAATTTCGGAAATTGAATTTGCCAGTCGTTATACGCAAGCTAAGTTTATTGGCATAACGGGTACTAATGGCAAAACCACGACCACACTTCTAACTTTTCATTTACTCCAAAGCGCCGGGTTGAATGTGGCTTTGGCCGGGAACATTGGCGAAAGCCTGGCTGAAAAAGTTATTAAAGACGAGCACGATTATTATGTAGTGGAATTAAGCAGCTTTCAACTGGATGGCATGTATCAGTTTAAAGCGCACATCGGTATTCTACTTAATATTACCCCGGATCACCTGGACCGGTATGAATACAGTATGGCCAATTATGCACAATCCAAGTTGCGGATTGCGCAAAACATGACCCAATCGGATTACTTTATTTATAATCTGGATGATGCTGTAACCAACGAGTATTTCAACCCGGAAGATTTTAAAGGTCAGGCAGTACCGTTTTCCATAAACCAAAAGCCGGCGGCAAAAGCTTTTTACGAGGGTACTTCTTTGATAACAACTTACTCTGGCTCCGCAGAAAACATTGAAACCCGCACCTCGGTGTTAATTGGCAAACACAATCAATACAATACGGCGGCGGCTGTTTTAGCGGCGCGACTAGTTGGTATTGAACCGGAGGAAATTACCGCGGCTTTAGCCACTTTTAAAAATGCTGATCATCGTTTGCAAACCGTAGGGGAAGCGAACGGCGTCAGGTACATCAACGATTCCAAAGCTACCAACGTGGAGGCCGTGTGGTACGCGCTGGACGGAATAACGCAACCAATCGTCTGGATTGCCGGGGGCGTAGATAAAGGCAACGATTATACTTCCTTAAAAGCTTTGGCTCAGGAAAAGATTAAGGCACTAATTTGCTTAGGAGTGGACAATAAAAAGTTAGTAGAATCTTTCAGTGGCATCATTCCGGTAATTCATGAAACGCAATCGGTAGAAGAAGCTATTAACCTGACTAAAGAAGCTGCCGTTCCGGGCGATGTAGTTCTGCTTTCGCCGGCCTGCGCCAGCTTTGATTTATTTAATAATTACGAACACCGGGGCAAACGGTTTGCCGAAGCGGTGCAACACCTGGTTTTAGAACCATTGCAGCAGGAAAGCTAA
- a CDS encoding FtsW/RodA/SpoVE family cell cycle protein codes for MMQVKLWLRENLKGDPILWGIVIAFSLISIAVVYSATGTLAYKKMSGNTEYFLFKHTSLIIVGLAFMWFAHKVNYRYYSRLSLLALCLSAPLLLFTFLYGSNINEASRWLTIPLINQTFQPSDLAKLALISHLASMLSKRQHVTTDVKSTLIPIMFWCGSICGLIALTNASTATLLFITCLLLMFIGRVPMKHIAMVLIIGGVLGITALALGQRMKTVISRVENFTNADSPVFQLEQSYIAIATGGPFGKGPGNSDQRNFLPHPYSDFIYAIIIEEYGLLGGAIILFLYLAFLYRGLVTVSKSFGAFGGLLSAGLSFSLVLQAMVNMGVAVGLGPVTGLPLPLLSMGGTSLIFTGISIGIILSVSRTEAEQAPGGTILSGNISKKVVAHAE; via the coding sequence ATGATGCAGGTAAAGCTTTGGTTACGGGAAAATTTGAAAGGAGACCCTATTCTGTGGGGCATTGTGATTGCTTTTTCACTCATCAGTATTGCGGTGGTGTATTCGGCTACAGGTACGCTGGCTTACAAAAAAATGTCGGGGAATACCGAGTATTTTTTGTTTAAGCACACCAGTTTAATTATCGTGGGTTTGGCATTTATGTGGTTTGCGCATAAAGTAAATTACCGCTACTATTCCCGTTTATCGTTGCTGGCGCTGTGTTTATCCGCACCCTTACTTTTATTTACTTTTTTGTACGGTTCCAATATTAACGAAGCTTCCCGTTGGTTAACCATTCCATTAATCAATCAAACTTTTCAACCTTCGGATTTGGCAAAATTGGCTTTGATCTCGCATTTAGCCAGTATGCTATCTAAGCGGCAGCACGTAACCACCGACGTTAAAAGTACCCTCATTCCCATTATGTTCTGGTGCGGCAGCATTTGTGGTTTAATTGCTTTAACCAATGCGTCTACGGCTACTTTACTATTTATTACCTGCTTGCTGCTCATGTTTATTGGCCGGGTACCCATGAAACATATTGCTATGGTTTTAATAATCGGGGGCGTGCTGGGGATAACTGCCTTGGCCTTGGGGCAACGGATGAAAACGGTAATCAGCCGGGTGGAAAATTTTACCAACGCCGATTCGCCGGTGTTTCAGTTAGAGCAATCTTACATTGCCATTGCTACCGGTGGACCCTTTGGGAAAGGACCCGGTAACTCCGATCAACGTAACTTTTTGCCGCACCCCTATTCCGATTTTATTTATGCTATTATCATTGAAGAATATGGCTTATTAGGCGGTGCTATTATTCTCTTTTTGTACCTGGCCTTTTTGTACCGAGGGCTGGTAACGGTGAGTAAAAGTTTCGGGGCGTTTGGGGGCTTGCTCTCGGCGGGCCTTAGTTTTAGTTTGGTATTACAGGCGATGGTTAACATGGGGGTAGCCGTTGGTTTGGGGCCAGTAACTGGTTTGCCGTTGCCCTTATTAAGCATGGGGGGAACTTCCCTGATATTTACCGGTATTTCCATCGGTATTATTCTGAGCGTAAGCCGCACGGAAGCCGAGCAAGCGCCGGGCGGAACCATCTTATCGGGTAATATTTCAAAAAAAGTGGTAGCGCATGCAGAATAA
- the murG gene encoding undecaprenyldiphospho-muramoylpentapeptide beta-N-acetylglucosaminyltransferase has translation MQNKKPFRVIISGGGTGGHIYPAVAIANELKVRQPEAEILFVGAKGRMEMTRVPEAGYKIIGLPIAGLQRRLTLKNLTFPFKVISSVRAARQIVKDFKPNAVVGVGGYASAPVLFAATSMGIPSLIQEQNSYAGITNKLLGKRVNKICVAYAGMSAFFPADKVILTGNPVRQDIVGSQNKRSEGLAFFGLKPGKPTILVIGGSLGARTINESTAAHLKEIQQKGYQLLWQTGKTYYPKAAEQTATLVETGIKSFEFIQRMDLAYATSDVVISRAGALSISELCLVGKPAILVPSPNVAEDHQTQNALALVNNQAALLVKDVDAATQLYPAAFALLQDKPQQELLSGNIQKLAKPEAAQTIVGELLKLIK, from the coding sequence ATGCAGAATAAAAAACCATTCCGGGTAATTATTAGTGGGGGCGGCACGGGGGGACATATTTACCCGGCAGTGGCTATTGCGAATGAGCTAAAAGTACGGCAACCCGAAGCCGAAATTTTGTTTGTGGGTGCCAAAGGCCGTATGGAAATGACCCGGGTACCCGAAGCCGGTTACAAGATTATTGGCCTGCCTATTGCGGGTTTGCAACGCCGGTTAACTTTAAAAAACCTTACGTTTCCGTTCAAGGTAATCTCCAGTGTGCGGGCGGCCCGGCAAATTGTAAAAGATTTTAAGCCCAATGCCGTGGTGGGAGTGGGGGGGTATGCCAGCGCTCCCGTACTGTTTGCCGCCACTTCTATGGGAATACCCAGCTTAATTCAGGAGCAAAATTCTTATGCTGGTATTACCAATAAACTATTAGGAAAAAGAGTAAACAAAATTTGCGTGGCGTATGCGGGGATGTCGGCTTTTTTTCCGGCCGATAAAGTAATACTAACCGGTAACCCGGTACGGCAGGATATTGTGGGCAGCCAAAATAAGCGCTCGGAAGGTTTAGCTTTTTTCGGGTTAAAACCAGGTAAACCTACTATTTTGGTCATTGGCGGTAGCTTAGGCGCTCGCACTATTAATGAAAGTACGGCAGCACATTTAAAAGAAATCCAGCAAAAAGGCTATCAACTGCTTTGGCAAACTGGCAAAACGTATTACCCTAAGGCTGCGGAACAAACCGCAACCTTGGTCGAAACCGGCATTAAAAGTTTCGAGTTTATTCAGCGCATGGATTTAGCCTACGCTACCTCGGATGTGGTAATCTCCCGGGCCGGAGCTTTATCTATTTCGGAATTGTGTTTAGTAGGTAAACCGGCCATCTTGGTGCCTTCGCCCAACGTAGCCGAGGACCACCAAACGCAAAATGCTTTAGCTTTGGTAAATAACCAGGCGGCTTTGTTAGTTAAAGACGTGGATGCGGCTACTCAATTGTATCCGGCTGCCTTTGCTTTGTTACAAGACAAACCGCAGCAGGAACTATTAAGTGGGAACATTCAAAAATTAGCCAAGCCCGAAGCCGCTCAAACCATTGTGGGTGAACTATTAAAATTAATCAAGTGA
- the murC gene encoding UDP-N-acetylmuramate--L-alanine ligase: protein MRPEAYKYIYFLGIGGIGMSAIARYFNAKGLPVWGYDKTPTPLTQALIEEGIQIHYEDDVNLIPEEVKQNREQTLVVLTPAIPAEHQQWAYLKENNYTIKKRSEVLGIITANAYTIAVAGTHGKTTTSSMIAHLLHHAGVDCSAFLGGISVNLNSNLLLSKNNEGREIVVVEADEYDRSFLRLYPDVAIVTSTDADHLDIYGDKDALIESFQHFISQVKPGGTLLLNTKADTRILNKIEDSVKVIRYGLEQAELNAGPITIAGHHFKFNLTTSTNIIPGLDLPVPGYHNVENALAACYVAQIMRVPPHQIRAGLAAYRGVKRRFEFVVDSEDYIYIDDYAHHPTEIDAFVKSLKALFPEKKIKLIFQPHLFTRTRDFADEFAESLSQVDEVELLEIYPAREKPISGVNAQMLLNRISGPNKSILSKEEVLRKLEQSIDFEVLATVGAGDIDTLVTPIKNILKNKKMFRKRKIISIIFASCCILILAGLGVFVAQKQAQKAVRKVSVTIDNEYNNYFISDREVKNILTNDGEKKIEGSKISDVDLKSLELRIKSHKFVREAQVYRDLAGNLNIKIKQNRPIARIVHDNSEEDVYIDDEGNILPLSERFTARVIPITRSLFRPAQNKSFYQDSLGQAYLDLLKFVEKDAFWKAQLAEMQIDAKGKVIFMPQVGTQAIEFGKPEEVEQKFKKLLVFYKKVLPAMGWDRYKRVNLEFSDQIICE from the coding sequence GTGAGACCAGAAGCGTATAAATATATTTACTTTTTAGGTATTGGCGGCATTGGTATGAGTGCCATTGCCCGGTATTTTAATGCCAAAGGTTTGCCCGTATGGGGTTACGACAAAACGCCTACGCCACTTACCCAAGCTTTAATCGAAGAGGGTATCCAGATTCATTACGAAGATGATGTAAACTTAATACCAGAAGAAGTAAAACAAAACCGCGAGCAAACCTTAGTCGTTTTAACACCCGCTATTCCGGCCGAGCATCAACAATGGGCTTACCTTAAGGAAAATAATTATACAATTAAAAAAAGATCGGAAGTACTGGGTATAATTACCGCTAACGCCTATACCATTGCCGTCGCCGGTACCCACGGCAAAACTACCACTTCTTCCATGATTGCGCACTTACTTCACCATGCCGGGGTAGATTGTTCGGCTTTTTTGGGTGGGATTTCGGTTAATCTCAATTCTAATTTGCTGCTCAGCAAGAATAATGAAGGTCGGGAAATAGTGGTAGTGGAAGCCGATGAATACGACCGTTCTTTTCTGCGCTTGTACCCGGATGTGGCCATCGTTACTTCTACGGACGCCGACCATTTAGATATTTACGGCGATAAGGATGCGTTGATCGAATCTTTTCAGCATTTTATCAGTCAGGTGAAACCTGGTGGTACTTTGCTTTTAAATACCAAGGCAGATACCCGGATACTAAATAAAATAGAAGATTCGGTAAAAGTAATCCGGTATGGTCTTGAGCAAGCAGAACTAAATGCCGGACCAATCACCATTGCGGGGCATCATTTTAAATTTAATCTGACTACTTCCACAAATATAATTCCCGGCCTAGACTTACCCGTGCCGGGTTACCATAACGTTGAGAATGCCCTAGCGGCCTGCTATGTAGCACAAATCATGCGGGTACCGCCGCACCAGATTCGCGCGGGTTTAGCGGCGTACCGGGGTGTTAAGCGCCGGTTTGAGTTTGTGGTGGATTCCGAAGATTATATTTACATTGATGATTACGCCCATCATCCCACCGAGATAGATGCTTTTGTAAAATCCTTAAAAGCATTATTCCCGGAGAAAAAAATTAAGCTCATTTTTCAACCCCATTTGTTTACCCGTACCCGTGATTTCGCCGATGAGTTTGCGGAAAGTTTAAGTCAGGTGGATGAAGTTGAGTTGCTGGAAATATACCCGGCCCGGGAAAAACCAATTTCGGGAGTAAACGCCCAAATGCTTTTAAATCGCATTTCGGGACCAAATAAGAGCATTTTATCCAAGGAAGAAGTGTTGCGTAAATTAGAGCAATCTATTGATTTTGAGGTACTTGCAACGGTTGGTGCCGGTGATATTGATACCTTGGTAACGCCGATTAAAAACATCTTAAAAAATAAAAAAATGTTCCGGAAGCGTAAAATTATTTCTATAATTTTTGCATCTTGTTGCATCCTTATACTTGCTGGTTTAGGAGTATTTGTGGCACAGAAGCAAGCTCAAAAAGCCGTTCGGAAAGTCTCGGTTACGATCGACAATGAGTATAATAATTACTTTATCAGCGACCGGGAAGTGAAAAATATTCTGACGAACGATGGTGAAAAGAAAATAGAAGGTTCAAAAATAAGTGACGTTGATTTAAAAAGTCTTGAATTGCGGATTAAATCGCATAAATTTGTTCGGGAAGCGCAAGTTTATCGCGATTTAGCCGGGAACTTAAATATCAAGATCAAACAAAACAGGCCCATAGCCCGGATTGTACACGATAATTCAGAAGAAGACGTCTATATTGACGATGAAGGGAATATTTTACCTTTATCCGAAAGATTTACCGCGCGGGTGATTCCAATTACCAGATCCCTGTTTCGGCCGGCTCAGAACAAATCCTTTTACCAGGATTCTTTGGGTCAGGCTTACTTAGACTTGTTGAAGTTTGTTGAAAAAGATGCCTTTTGGAAAGCCCAGTTAGCCGAAATGCAAATTGATGCGAAAGGTAAAGTAATTTTTATGCCCCAGGTAGGTACCCAGGCCATTGAGTTTGGTAAACCGGAAGAAGTGGAGCAAAAATTTAAAAAATTACTGGTTTTTTATAAGAAGGTGTTGCCGGCCATGGGCTGGGACAGGTATAAACGGGTTAACCTGGAGTTTAGTGATCAGATCATTTGTGAATAA
- the ftsA gene encoding cell division protein FtsA: MQNDKIVVGLDIGTTKICALVGRKNEFGKLEILGMGKAVSEGVVRGIVSNIDKTVDAIRKAIKQAEEQSGINIGVVNVGIAGQHIKSLQHNGSITRATTDNEITVDDVNRLTNDMYRLVTPPGSEIIHVMPQDYKVDYEEGIVDPVGMSGVRLEGNFHIITAQSNAINNINKCVTRAGLEIDNLILEPLASCMSVLSDEEKEAGVALVDIGGGTTDLAIFKDNIIRHAAVLPFGGNIVTTDIKQGCMVMQNQAEQLKIRFGKAIADEASDNEIVSIPGLRDRTPKEISIKNLAYIIEARMEEIIELVYSEIVRSGYANNLAAGIVVTGGGSQLQNLVQLVEYLTGLDARIGYPNEHLGKSKIDAVKSPMYATTVGLVLAGYQALDERLNRYTEIAARTTENRVNERVAKPASTGGSDFFKKIIDRTKGLLIDDFDDKQNY; encoded by the coding sequence ATGCAAAACGACAAAATTGTAGTAGGCTTGGATATCGGGACAACCAAAATCTGCGCTTTGGTTGGCCGGAAAAACGAGTTTGGCAAATTAGAAATCCTCGGCATGGGAAAAGCGGTTTCGGAAGGGGTAGTTCGCGGCATTGTGAGCAACATCGATAAAACCGTAGATGCCATCCGCAAAGCCATTAAACAGGCCGAAGAACAATCCGGTATTAACATTGGCGTGGTAAATGTCGGGATCGCTGGTCAGCACATTAAAAGTTTACAACACAACGGCAGCATTACCCGCGCTACCACCGATAACGAGATTACCGTAGATGACGTGAACCGCTTAACGAATGACATGTACCGGTTAGTAACCCCACCCGGCAGCGAAATCATTCACGTAATGCCCCAGGATTATAAGGTTGATTACGAAGAAGGTATTGTGGATCCAGTGGGTATGTCGGGTGTACGCTTAGAAGGTAACTTCCATATCATTACGGCCCAATCCAACGCCATCAACAACATCAATAAATGCGTTACCCGCGCCGGCTTGGAAATCGACAATTTGATTTTGGAACCGTTAGCCTCGTGTATGTCGGTGCTAAGCGACGAAGAAAAAGAAGCCGGTGTAGCTTTGGTAGATATTGGGGGTGGAACTACGGATTTAGCTATTTTTAAAGATAATATCATCCGGCACGCGGCGGTGTTGCCTTTTGGGGGCAATATTGTAACTACCGACATTAAACAAGGCTGCATGGTGATGCAGAACCAGGCCGAGCAGTTAAAAATAAGGTTTGGGAAAGCTATTGCGGATGAAGCTTCTGATAACGAGATTGTTTCGATACCAGGCTTACGCGACCGGACACCAAAAGAAATTTCCATTAAAAACCTTGCTTATATTATTGAGGCAAGAATGGAAGAAATTATTGAACTAGTTTATTCGGAAATTGTTAGAAGCGGATACGCGAATAATCTGGCGGCCGGCATAGTAGTAACCGGTGGTGGCTCACAATTGCAGAACTTAGTACAGTTAGTAGAATACTTAACCGGCCTGGATGCCCGTATTGGCTACCCAAATGAGCATCTAGGTAAAAGTAAAATCGACGCTGTAAAAAGCCCCATGTATGCCACTACCGTTGGTTTAGTATTAGCTGGATATCAGGCTTTGGATGAACGCTTAAATCGTTATACGGAAATTGCTGCCCGCACTACCGAAAACCGGGTAAACGAACGCGTGGCAAAGCCCGCTTCTACGGGTGGCAGTGATTTTTTCAAAAAAATAATAGACCGTACTAAAGGTTTATTAATTGACGATTTTGACGATAAGCAGAATTATTAA
- the ftsZ gene encoding cell division protein FtsZ produces MSFSSYKFDIPTQSKSIIKVIGVGGGGSNAVNHMCGQGIKDVEFVVCNTDAQALKSSNVPNKLQIGVDLTEGLGAGANPERGKQAAIESREQIRELLGNDTKMVFITAGMGGGTGTGAAPVIAKIAKELDVLTVGIVTAPFIFEGKKKRDAAERGIKDLSENCDTVLVILNDKLREIFGNLPIRQAFAKADNVLTTAAKSIAEIITVTSEVNVDFEDVKTVMKDSGAAVMGSATTEGENRALRAAEEALSSPLLNNTDIHGAQKILLSIMSGDQAELEMDELTEITEYIQEKAGEEAEVIFGHGIDPELGQSIRVTVIATGFAREAVTINTGQVKKNTFPEADPQINIFDTDRAVAIPEPVAAKPVAPVRVPVQEPAPVVNQAPAPTPIPVPTPVPAPTRVPAEPVKVVFDLESQHEVFTPEERNEFVNPSEDEDLNDLQQKSQERRERLRRLSSEITNEAIKEKLEVPAYLRRNVALENVPHSSNRNISRFNLSDDNDILGDNKFLHDNVD; encoded by the coding sequence ATGAGTTTTTCATCCTATAAGTTTGATATACCTACACAAAGCAAATCTATTATTAAGGTTATTGGTGTTGGCGGAGGAGGTAGTAATGCCGTAAACCACATGTGTGGGCAAGGCATTAAAGATGTTGAATTTGTGGTATGTAATACCGACGCGCAGGCTCTGAAAAGCAGTAATGTACCCAACAAACTGCAAATCGGCGTGGACTTAACCGAGGGTTTGGGAGCCGGTGCCAATCCGGAACGGGGGAAGCAAGCCGCTATCGAAAGCCGGGAACAAATTCGGGAGTTGTTAGGCAACGACACCAAAATGGTATTTATTACGGCCGGGATGGGTGGCGGCACCGGCACCGGAGCTGCCCCGGTAATTGCCAAAATTGCCAAAGAACTCGATGTATTAACGGTAGGTATTGTTACAGCTCCTTTTATATTCGAAGGTAAGAAAAAGCGAGATGCTGCCGAAAGAGGGATTAAAGACCTGAGCGAAAATTGCGATACCGTATTGGTTATTCTGAACGATAAGTTGCGCGAGATTTTTGGTAATTTACCTATCCGCCAGGCGTTTGCTAAAGCCGATAATGTATTAACTACTGCTGCTAAAAGCATTGCCGAAATTATTACCGTAACTTCGGAAGTAAACGTGGATTTTGAAGACGTTAAAACGGTCATGAAAGATTCTGGTGCGGCCGTTATGGGATCGGCTACTACGGAAGGCGAAAACCGGGCTTTACGGGCTGCGGAAGAAGCTTTATCGTCGCCGTTGCTGAACAATACCGATATTCACGGAGCGCAAAAAATTCTGCTTTCCATCATGTCTGGTGATCAGGCCGAACTGGAAATGGATGAACTCACCGAAATTACCGAGTACATTCAGGAAAAAGCGGGTGAAGAGGCAGAAGTAATTTTTGGGCATGGGATTGATCCGGAGTTAGGCCAAAGCATTCGGGTTACCGTTATTGCTACTGGTTTTGCCCGCGAAGCCGTTACGATTAATACCGGTCAGGTAAAAAAAAACACCTTTCCGGAAGCTGATCCTCAAATAAATATTTTTGATACCGATCGTGCAGTAGCTATCCCTGAACCTGTGGCTGCTAAGCCGGTAGCGCCTGTTCGGGTACCCGTGCAGGAACCTGCCCCGGTGGTAAATCAAGCTCCCGCACCTACCCCTATTCCGGTGCCTACACCCGTTCCGGCTCCTACCCGAGTGCCGGCGGAACCGGTTAAAGTAGTGTTTGATTTAGAATCGCAGCACGAAGTATTTACACCGGAAGAGCGAAACGAATTTGTTAATCCGTCGGAAGATGAAGATTTAAATGATTTGCAACAAAAATCGCAGGAACGTCGGGAGCGTCTGCGCCGCTTAAGCAGCGAAATTACCAACGAGGCCATTAAAGAGAAATTAGAAGTACCCGCTTACTTACGCCGGAACGTAGCACTAGAAAATGTGCCGCATTCTTCTAACCGAAATATTTCTCGCTTTAACTTGAGCGACGATAATGATATTTTAGGAGATAATAAGTTTTTGCACGATAACGTAGACTAA
- a CDS encoding sll1863 family stress response protein, which translates to MDHYPLKPENMRAPAHLTRDEIKQSLEELDNKIKVLQGRAHATTADSNHTYHKHIAGLEKKRALLVQQLDTTQDESSNTWTDIKNSLQSLKDEIRNMLD; encoded by the coding sequence ATGGATCATTACCCTTTAAAACCAGAAAATATGCGGGCTCCGGCACATTTAACCCGCGATGAAATAAAGCAAAGTTTAGAAGAATTAGATAATAAAATTAAAGTGCTTCAAGGCCGTGCTCATGCCACTACCGCCGATTCTAACCACACTTACCATAAGCATATTGCAGGCCTAGAAAAAAAACGGGCTTTACTGGTGCAACAACTAGATACTACTCAGGATGAATCTTCCAATACTTGGACCGACATTAAGAACAGCTTACAAAGCTTAAAAGATGAGATCCGGAATATGCTAGACTAA